The following proteins are co-located in the Deferribacter autotrophicus genome:
- a CDS encoding helix-turn-helix domain-containing protein has product MDKTFITVKELADKLGISEKTVYRMVNDNRIPFAIKIGGQWRFNVDKIEKWIESQQQGSDFKINYQISVIEAIMQGSIFYRLHGKNREEILSELLNMLPSIYEIDIQQLKASILYRESIVSSTLNGIAYMMPDFEKPIFFEKTMIIVAFLEKPKDFKALDGTKAEAIFLVLPANRIEQAIIDMKLRRLSMDEDFVAGIKKQFTRQELLDFIRDFENKIFGR; this is encoded by the coding sequence ATGGACAAAACGTTTATTACTGTAAAAGAACTTGCAGATAAATTAGGTATATCAGAGAAAACTGTCTATAGGATGGTAAATGATAACCGTATTCCCTTTGCTATTAAAATAGGTGGGCAGTGGAGATTTAACGTTGATAAAATAGAGAAATGGATTGAGTCTCAACAACAGGGATCTGATTTTAAAATCAATTATCAGATAAGTGTTATAGAAGCTATAATGCAGGGTAGTATTTTCTACAGGCTACATGGGAAAAACAGGGAAGAAATCCTGAGCGAACTTCTGAATATGCTTCCTTCAATATATGAAATTGATATTCAGCAGTTGAAAGCATCTATTCTTTATAGGGAATCTATTGTTTCTTCTACTTTAAATGGAATAGCATATATGATGCCTGATTTTGAGAAACCAATTTTTTTTGAAAAAACAATGATAATCGTTGCTTTCCTGGAAAAGCCTAAAGATTTTAAGGCGCTTGATGGTACTAAAGCTGAAGCTATTTTTCTTGTTTTACCTGCAAATAGAATTGAACAGGCAATAATTGATATGAAGCTTAGGAGACTTTCAATGGATGAAGACTTTGTTGCAGGTATCAAAAAGCAGTTTACCAGACAGGAATTGCTGGATTTTATAAGAGATTTTGAGAATAAAATTTTTGGAAGGTAA
- a CDS encoding proton-conducting transporter membrane subunit, whose amino-acid sequence MNVFFLPLFIIFVGGVLPLFLYRKFVVMKLMSIALIGAGSFMGVLSALIMLMHGDKYILLYKYFDIFPISFKGDSLSAFFMVVIYSVSVLSVIYSFHYMDKPEKAFRTAVNYFFYSLLIISMVLVVNANNIITFAFSWEIMSLSSYFLVIYDYQNVETRKAGYTYLIFTHIGAMLIFAAFGVIYAFTGELGFEHISSIPFTAKVVVFLLSFAGFGSKAGIFPLHTWLPYAHPAAPSHISAVMSGVMIKMGIYGIVKMYSLLDTSAAIFGYIVLIFGVTSGVLGVVYALGQHDLKKLLAYHSVENIGIILAGIGIGMIGVSIGNSAMSILGFTGGLLHVLNHSIFKSLLFMGAGSVLHKAKTKSIEQLGGLLKNMKITGITFLIGSLAISGLPPFNGFISEFLIYIGSFKGISHNGISYIFSILAIISLAVIGGLASACFTKVVGIVFLGEPRSQNASKALENGFSMLIPMVILAIICIGIGVFPEVFVNMAFKGVQSLQLVSEDIQINDFLSITGRISFIAVLFFIILIFILIFRTLVYKGKNIIKTPTWDCGFSKPTFRMQYTGSSYASSIINFYKPFAPIKEDFNEIKELFPKKTHYHSEVIDIAEKYIIQPVVKQSLIFFDRLRWIQHGNIQLYIGYILLAIVVLLLLV is encoded by the coding sequence ATGAATGTCTTCTTCCTACCCCTTTTTATAATTTTTGTTGGCGGTGTTTTGCCCCTTTTTCTTTATAGAAAATTTGTCGTAATGAAACTCATGAGCATTGCGCTAATTGGTGCTGGAAGTTTTATGGGAGTGCTTAGTGCTTTAATAATGCTAATGCATGGTGACAAATATATTCTATTATATAAATATTTCGATATTTTTCCTATCTCATTTAAAGGAGATAGCCTTTCAGCTTTTTTCATGGTAGTTATTTATTCGGTATCTGTACTTTCTGTAATATATAGCTTTCATTACATGGACAAGCCGGAAAAGGCATTTAGAACTGCTGTTAATTATTTTTTCTACAGTTTGCTCATTATTTCTATGGTTCTGGTTGTTAATGCAAACAACATCATTACATTTGCGTTTTCATGGGAAATTATGTCACTATCTTCATATTTTCTAGTGATTTATGATTATCAAAATGTAGAAACGAGAAAAGCTGGATATACATATCTTATTTTTACCCACATTGGGGCAATGCTTATTTTTGCTGCTTTTGGCGTGATATATGCATTTACTGGAGAATTAGGATTTGAACACATATCTTCTATTCCATTTACCGCCAAGGTTGTAGTATTTTTACTTTCATTTGCAGGTTTTGGTTCTAAAGCAGGGATATTTCCGCTTCATACATGGCTTCCATATGCTCATCCCGCGGCGCCAAGTCACATATCTGCTGTTATGTCAGGCGTAATGATAAAAATGGGAATATACGGTATTGTTAAGATGTATTCATTGCTTGATACAAGTGCCGCTATTTTTGGATATATTGTTCTTATATTTGGAGTTACTTCCGGTGTGCTGGGTGTTGTTTATGCTTTGGGTCAACACGATTTGAAAAAACTCCTTGCCTATCACAGTGTCGAGAATATTGGCATCATTCTCGCAGGTATCGGGATTGGTATGATAGGTGTGTCAATTGGTAATTCTGCAATGTCAATTTTAGGTTTTACCGGAGGTTTATTGCACGTTTTAAATCATTCAATTTTTAAGTCACTTCTTTTTATGGGGGCCGGATCTGTTCTTCATAAAGCCAAAACAAAATCTATTGAGCAGTTAGGTGGTCTTTTAAAAAATATGAAAATTACGGGTATAACCTTTTTGATAGGTTCTCTTGCGATATCTGGTTTGCCTCCTTTCAATGGGTTTATTAGTGAATTTCTTATATATATTGGCAGTTTTAAAGGTATAAGTCATAATGGGATATCTTATATTTTTTCCATTCTTGCAATTATTTCTCTTGCTGTAATAGGTGGATTGGCTTCTGCTTGCTTTACAAAAGTTGTGGGAATTGTTTTTTTAGGTGAACCGAGGAGTCAAAATGCTTCTAAAGCTCTTGAAAATGGTTTTAGCATGCTTATTCCAATGGTTATTTTGGCAATTATTTGTATTGGTATAGGTGTTTTTCCGGAAGTTTTCGTCAACATGGCTTTTAAAGGAGTGCAATCTCTGCAACTTGTTTCAGAAGATATTCAGATAAATGACTTTTTGAGTATTACCGGAAGAATATCATTTATAGCAGTTTTATTTTTCATCATACTTATATTTATTCTGATATTTAGAACCTTAGTTTATAAAGGAAAAAATATCATTAAAACTCCGACCTGGGACTGCGGTTTTAGCAAACCAACTTTTAGAATGCAATATACCGGGTCTTCCTATGCATCTTCAATAATAAATTTTTATAAGCCTTTTGCTCCAATAAAAGAGGATTTTAATGAAATTAAGGAACTATTTCCTAAAAAAACACATTACCATTCAGAAGTAATTGATATTGCTGAGAAGTATATTATCCAGCCGGTCGTTAAACAGTCTTTGATTTTCTTTGATAGGCTAAGATGGATACAACATGGAAACATACAGCTTTATATAGGATATATTCTTTTAGCCATTGTAGTACTGTTATTACTTGTCTAG
- a CDS encoding respiratory chain complex I subunit 1 family protein: MKSIILFIVSVLLAPFFSAVILKVKAFFAGKKGPSLLINYYTLLKLFRKGSVYSSSTTFIFRLGPVIALCTTFIALLFMPFAGLPSVLSFNGDIIVLLYLMGLGRFFTIIAALDTASSFEGMGTSREAYFSALAEATIFMILIMFYGLTGELSLSSYFTGEKGINLWSAYGSSLLLATVSLFLVLLTENSRVPVDDPATHLELTMIHEVMVLDHSGPDLAFIHLNSYLKLLFYASFITLLIYPHYLQNTFISIVIFYLILSVVYIVVGITESVMARFKMNKVPKFILTSFALVFFATILIMEFIK, translated from the coding sequence ATGAAATCTATTATATTGTTTATTGTTTCGGTACTTTTAGCGCCATTTTTTTCTGCCGTTATTTTAAAGGTAAAAGCTTTTTTTGCAGGGAAAAAGGGGCCATCTCTCTTAATTAACTATTATACTTTATTGAAGCTTTTTAGAAAAGGGTCAGTATACAGCTCCAGTACAACTTTTATATTCAGATTAGGACCTGTTATTGCGTTATGCACAACTTTTATTGCTCTTTTATTTATGCCTTTTGCTGGATTACCATCTGTTTTGTCTTTTAATGGGGATATTATTGTTCTTCTGTATTTGATGGGTCTTGGTAGATTTTTTACCATAATTGCTGCACTTGATACGGCATCGTCATTTGAAGGGATGGGGACAAGTAGGGAGGCGTATTTTTCAGCTTTAGCCGAAGCGACTATATTTATGATTCTTATCATGTTTTATGGGTTGACTGGTGAATTAAGCCTTTCATCCTATTTCACTGGAGAAAAGGGGATAAATCTCTGGAGTGCTTATGGTTCATCCCTGTTACTTGCTACAGTGTCTTTATTTTTGGTACTTCTTACTGAAAATTCAAGGGTGCCGGTAGATGATCCGGCAACACACCTTGAGCTCACAATGATTCATGAGGTAATGGTACTTGATCACAGTGGCCCCGATCTTGCTTTCATACATCTTAATTCATATTTAAAACTGCTATTTTACGCAAGTTTTATAACACTATTGATATACCCCCATTATCTTCAAAATACATTCATTAGTATAGTTATCTTTTATCTGATACTTAGTGTTGTTTATATAGTTGTGGGGATTACTGAATCAGTTATGGCAAGATTTAAAATGAATAAAGTACCGAAGTTTATCCTTACATCTTTTGCGTTGGTTTTCTTTGCAACTATACTCATTATGGAGTTCATAAAATGA
- a CDS encoding hydrogenase translates to MNDLANVILSLVLLSLLFCLGSSRLVALVYIMSFQGFVVSLLPLFLSEKITIGNVTFVLLTILIKGILIPIFIYFAVKKVIVKKELEPIIGYHASIFSGLLIIVVSTLISDKFNLPVNHSNLLLLPTAITTISSGIFLLMARRKAITQVIGYLMMENGIYLVGITLTNHNHYIVEFGVLLDILVGIMIMGIILHNINRTFEDVDTNLLRTLKD, encoded by the coding sequence ATGAATGATTTGGCTAATGTAATTTTATCTTTAGTGCTTCTATCTTTACTATTTTGTCTTGGTTCGAGCAGACTTGTTGCTCTTGTTTACATAATGTCTTTTCAAGGATTTGTGGTTTCTTTGCTCCCTTTATTTCTAAGTGAGAAAATAACAATTGGCAATGTTACTTTTGTATTATTAACAATCCTTATCAAGGGAATTTTAATTCCGATTTTCATATACTTTGCAGTTAAAAAGGTTATTGTTAAAAAAGAGCTTGAGCCTATTATTGGATACCATGCATCAATTTTTTCAGGTTTATTAATAATAGTTGTTTCTACCTTGATAAGTGACAAGTTCAATCTGCCTGTTAATCACAGTAATTTACTTTTATTGCCAACAGCAATAACTACCATATCAAGTGGTATTTTTCTCTTAATGGCAAGACGCAAAGCAATTACACAGGTTATTGGTTACTTAATGATGGAAAATGGAATATACCTCGTTGGAATTACACTTACTAATCATAACCATTATATTGTAGAATTTGGAGTTCTTCTCGATATTCTGGTGGGTATAATGATAATGGGTATAATTTTACATAATATAAATAGAACTTTTGAAGATGTAGATACAAACTTATTAAGAACATTGAAGGATTAG
- a CDS encoding proton-conducting transporter membrane subunit, with amino-acid sequence MVELVFLLPLLAGIIVLGLKKYWEFILLFTGLFHFLFTLILWFKPQKPFFNSYFALTSEGLLVLLITSFLFLFISMYSISYLKDVEIGNEQIFIGSMLLFLSAMSAVAVADHIIVMWIAIEATTLASAPLIFIHKSKKSLEATWKYILICSVGIALALLGSFLVALSMNIKGIDVPLSFTELSNIATKLDKKWLKAAFVFILVGYGTKMGLAPMHTWLPDAHSEAPSPASALLSGALLNCAYLAIFKTNKILHLAGIGSFSDRILIVFGLISIFIAATFALKQSDYKRLLAYSSIENMGIIAFGTGIGGIAAYGAILHLIHHSLIKSSLFLTSGNILLAYGTKLIDKVGGAVRLLPKTFVSFFAGFIGIAGFPPFGIFISEFFIIIGAFKKGYYVSVGIFIFSLIVIFAGFSRYLMKMSFDDFDYDIKVGEKITRIFPQYALLLASLVLTFCNINYLNKTILNAIAVFGGIHG; translated from the coding sequence ATGGTTGAGTTAGTTTTTTTGCTTCCATTGCTGGCAGGTATTATAGTATTAGGGTTAAAAAAATACTGGGAATTTATACTATTATTTACAGGATTGTTTCATTTTCTTTTCACACTGATATTGTGGTTTAAACCGCAAAAACCGTTTTTCAATTCCTATTTTGCTTTGACCTCAGAAGGATTATTAGTACTGCTTATTACTTCTTTTCTGTTTTTATTTATTTCGATGTATTCAATATCTTATTTAAAAGATGTCGAAATTGGAAATGAGCAAATTTTCATTGGTTCTATGTTACTTTTTTTATCAGCGATGAGTGCAGTGGCTGTGGCTGACCATATTATTGTTATGTGGATTGCAATTGAAGCTACAACTCTTGCAAGTGCTCCACTTATTTTCATTCATAAATCAAAGAAATCACTTGAAGCTACATGGAAATATATACTTATATGTTCTGTTGGAATAGCACTTGCTCTTCTTGGATCATTTCTTGTCGCTCTTTCAATGAATATTAAAGGGATTGATGTTCCTCTTTCTTTTACAGAGCTTAGCAATATTGCTACTAAACTTGATAAAAAATGGCTCAAGGCTGCTTTTGTATTTATATTAGTGGGTTATGGGACAAAGATGGGGCTAGCACCTATGCATACATGGCTACCAGATGCGCATAGTGAAGCACCAAGTCCAGCTTCAGCCCTATTGTCTGGTGCTCTTTTAAATTGTGCTTATTTGGCCATTTTTAAAACTAATAAAATTCTTCATCTGGCAGGGATTGGAAGTTTTTCTGACAGGATACTTATAGTTTTTGGCCTCATATCAATTTTTATCGCGGCTACTTTTGCTCTTAAACAATCTGATTATAAACGATTGCTAGCTTATTCAAGTATTGAGAATATGGGTATTATTGCATTTGGCACAGGGATAGGTGGTATTGCAGCGTATGGAGCAATTTTACACCTTATACACCACTCACTTATTAAGTCTTCCTTATTCTTAACATCAGGAAATATTTTACTTGCTTATGGTACTAAGTTGATAGACAAAGTTGGTGGAGCCGTAAGACTTTTGCCAAAAACTTTTGTTTCTTTTTTTGCTGGATTTATAGGAATTGCAGGCTTTCCACCTTTTGGGATTTTTATAAGTGAATTCTTTATAATAATTGGTGCTTTTAAGAAAGGTTATTATGTAAGTGTGGGAATATTTATTTTTAGTCTGATTGTCATTTTTGCAGGTTTTTCCAGGTACTTAATGAAGATGTCTTTTGATGATTTTGATTATGATATTAAAGTAGGAGAAAAAATAACAAGGATCTTTCCTCAATATGCACTTTTGTTGGCTTCACTTGTATTAACTTTTTGCAATATTAATTATTTAAACAAAACCATCCTTAATGCGATAGCTGTATTTGGGGGAATACATGGATAA
- a CDS encoding hydrogenase, which produces MDNKLLKINNGQKIKLADIPHFSFDEFYEEILSLALNDYYIVHYFAYEDKGKIRLVAVLRRKNWLFVGISDTPEKYPALTCKCTKFHMFEREIAEQFAIKPVGHPWLKSVRYHANYLGKEDIFGNDYSEDIPGRYEYYSVEGEEIHEVAVGPVHAGIIEPGHFRFNCAGEKVLHLEIQLGYQHRGIEKQILNANKKQLPVIIESIAGDTAVANSLCFSEAVEALANIQVGMEAKKIRGLALELERIANHIGDLGALSGDIAFLPPASYYGRIRGEFLNMLLAICGNRFGKGLIRPGGIRFSITDKQKEEFVNRIKKLKSEIVHIGDMLFNQAGVLGRFESTGIVGTEIAQQLGLVGPAARASGILYDARYDLPAGVYQEIPLKVVTEHTGDVMARALVRYNEALQSLDIVETLLTELENNNSYKHTEFELEPDNFVVTVHEGWRGELSHCIITDSKGDILRYKIKDPSFHNWMGLAIAMRNEDISDFPLCNKSFNLSYCGFDL; this is translated from the coding sequence ATGGATAACAAGTTACTTAAAATAAATAATGGCCAAAAAATAAAACTAGCTGATATTCCGCATTTTTCCTTTGATGAGTTTTATGAAGAGATTCTGTCATTAGCTTTGAACGATTACTATATTGTTCATTATTTTGCTTACGAAGATAAAGGGAAAATTAGATTAGTTGCTGTATTGAGGAGAAAAAATTGGCTTTTTGTGGGTATAAGCGATACTCCGGAAAAATACCCTGCCTTAACTTGCAAGTGCACAAAATTTCACATGTTTGAAAGAGAAATAGCTGAACAGTTTGCAATTAAACCAGTGGGACATCCATGGTTAAAGTCCGTTCGTTATCATGCTAACTATCTGGGAAAAGAAGATATATTTGGAAACGATTACTCTGAAGACATTCCAGGAAGATATGAGTATTATTCAGTGGAAGGAGAGGAAATTCATGAAGTTGCCGTTGGACCTGTCCATGCAGGTATCATTGAGCCTGGGCATTTCAGATTTAATTGCGCTGGGGAAAAGGTTTTACATTTAGAGATTCAACTTGGCTATCAACACAGAGGAATAGAAAAACAAATATTAAATGCAAATAAAAAACAGCTTCCAGTAATAATTGAATCTATCGCTGGCGATACAGCAGTTGCTAACAGCCTTTGTTTTTCAGAAGCTGTTGAGGCACTGGCTAATATTCAAGTAGGTATGGAAGCTAAAAAGATTCGTGGGCTTGCTTTGGAATTAGAACGTATTGCCAATCATATAGGTGATCTTGGAGCATTAAGCGGTGATATTGCATTTTTGCCTCCTGCTTCTTATTACGGAAGAATTCGGGGTGAGTTTCTAAATATGCTTCTTGCAATATGTGGAAATAGATTCGGAAAAGGGCTCATCAGACCGGGAGGAATCAGGTTTTCAATAACGGATAAGCAAAAGGAAGAATTTGTTAATCGTATAAAAAAATTAAAAAGTGAAATTGTCCATATTGGAGATATGCTCTTTAATCAGGCTGGTGTACTTGGAAGATTTGAATCAACAGGTATTGTTGGAACTGAGATTGCACAACAACTAGGTCTTGTTGGTCCCGCAGCCAGAGCATCTGGGATACTTTATGATGCACGTTACGACTTACCAGCTGGGGTTTATCAAGAGATACCGTTAAAGGTTGTCACTGAGCATACTGGTGATGTTATGGCAAGAGCTCTTGTTAGGTATAATGAGGCATTGCAATCTCTGGATATTGTGGAGACGCTGCTTACTGAGCTTGAAAATAATAATTCATATAAACATACTGAATTCGAATTGGAGCCTGATAATTTTGTAGTAACAGTCCATGAAGGGTGGCGTGGCGAGCTCTCTCATTGTATTATTACAGACTCTAAAGGGGATATATTGCGATATAAGATTAAAGATCCTTCTTTTCATAACTGGATGGGACTTGCTATAGCTATGAGGAATGAAGATATATCTGATTTTCCTCTCTGTAATAAAAGTTTTAATTTATCTTACTGTGGATTTGATCTTTAA
- the nuoB gene encoding NADH-quinone oxidoreductase subunit NuoB, which yields MLFSIIKNRIEQGYRTSKYPNEEIKLPERFKGKPEINSNCEQKIAELCASNCPQDAIDPKEKTIHLGKCVFCGLCEELSNGSFIKFSNDFELAVTDPEQLIYDGMIEKLEIHAKKHFKKLFGRSLQLRQVSAGGCNACEADLNVLNTPFFDLSRFGIQFVASPRHADGIIVTGPVTRNMKKALLKTYEAIPDPKIVIASGSCAISGGPFRGNPEQLNGVDGILKVDLYIPGCPPHPLTTLHALLTFFK from the coding sequence ATGCTATTTAGTATTATTAAAAACAGGATTGAGCAGGGATATAGAACCTCTAAATATCCAAATGAAGAGATTAAACTGCCAGAAAGATTCAAGGGAAAACCTGAAATAAACAGTAATTGTGAGCAGAAAATAGCCGAGTTATGTGCCTCAAATTGTCCTCAAGATGCAATAGATCCAAAAGAAAAAACTATTCATCTAGGAAAATGTGTTTTCTGTGGGTTATGTGAAGAGTTATCTAATGGCTCTTTTATTAAGTTTTCAAATGATTTTGAGCTTGCAGTAACAGATCCTGAGCAGCTTATATATGATGGAATGATTGAAAAATTAGAAATCCATGCAAAAAAACACTTTAAAAAGCTTTTTGGAAGATCTCTCCAGCTCAGACAGGTTTCTGCTGGAGGGTGTAATGCCTGTGAAGCTGACTTAAATGTTCTAAATACGCCGTTTTTTGATCTTTCAAGATTTGGAATCCAATTTGTCGCTTCTCCACGCCATGCTGATGGAATCATTGTGACTGGTCCTGTAACAAGAAACATGAAAAAAGCTTTGTTAAAAACATATGAAGCTATACCTGATCCAAAAATTGTTATTGCTTCCGGGAGCTGTGCTATTTCTGGAGGACCTTTTAGAGGCAATCCTGAACAGCTTAATGGAGTTGACGGTATTCTTAAAGTCGATCTTTATATACCAGGCTGTCCACCACACCCTTTAACAACTTTACATGCATTGCTTACATTTTTTAAGTGA
- a CDS encoding SLC13 family permease, with protein sequence MSEKMRVFVNKNIIFLPFLILLFFLIILHPEKVMHYPNYVDWKTIVALLGLLIITTGIKESSFLRSVAQKHLRRINNERELALYFILLSSILAMFLTNDIALFIILPLTLSFQELLQNDIKKIIVFEAISVNVGSSLTPIGNPQNLFLWHEWNISFINFIIKMIPLFMIQFLILIAFCWIIFPARRLMPKPHNNDTKINKNLFIFSAVLLLGYILSIEFEIYYTIVFVLFLYLFLFRDVLRKADYALIVLFVVMFIDFHLFSELSLISDFISQFNLKNPSSVFMLSLLSSQLMSNVPASIFMSKFSHEWFSIAYGVNVGGNGIVFASLANIIALRFINKKKMYLEYHKYSLHYLVITGGLIYTLFFL encoded by the coding sequence ATGAGTGAAAAAATGCGAGTATTTGTTAATAAAAACATTATATTTTTACCGTTCCTGATTCTGCTATTTTTCTTGATTATTCTGCATCCAGAGAAAGTAATGCATTATCCAAATTATGTTGATTGGAAAACTATTGTTGCTTTACTAGGATTGTTAATAATTACAACAGGAATAAAAGAAAGCTCTTTTTTACGGTCTGTAGCTCAAAAGCATCTTAGAAGAATAAATAACGAGAGAGAGTTGGCATTATATTTTATTTTGTTATCATCTATCCTTGCCATGTTTTTAACAAATGATATAGCATTATTTATTATCCTTCCATTAACATTGAGTTTTCAAGAACTTTTGCAGAATGATATTAAAAAAATCATTGTTTTTGAGGCAATATCTGTAAACGTAGGATCGTCTTTAACACCAATAGGCAACCCCCAAAATTTATTCTTATGGCATGAATGGAATATTTCTTTTATTAATTTCATTATAAAAATGATACCTCTTTTTATGATTCAATTCCTCATACTTATTGCTTTTTGCTGGATAATATTTCCGGCAAGAAGATTAATGCCCAAGCCGCATAATAACGATACTAAAATAAATAAAAATTTATTTATTTTTTCAGCGGTTCTTTTGTTGGGTTATATTTTGTCTATTGAATTTGAGATTTATTATACTATAGTATTTGTGCTTTTTCTTTATCTATTTCTTTTCAGAGATGTGCTTAGAAAAGCTGATTATGCCCTAATCGTGCTATTTGTGGTAATGTTTATTGATTTTCACTTGTTCAGTGAATTATCTTTGATTTCAGATTTTATCAGTCAATTTAATTTAAAAAATCCATCTTCGGTTTTTATGTTATCATTGCTTTCTTCGCAGCTAATGAGTAATGTTCCTGCAAGCATATTTATGTCCAAATTTTCTCATGAATGGTTTTCTATTGCTTATGGTGTAAATGTAGGTGGTAACGGAATAGTTTTCGCTTCTCTAGCTAATATAATTGCATTGAGATTTATAAATAAAAAGAAGATGTACTTAGAATATCATAAATACTCATTGCATTATTTGGTTATAACAGGAGGTTTGATTTATACTTTATTTTTCCTATAA